The sequence GCGCAGCTACACCGGTGCGCAGGTGCGCATTCTCACCGACAGCGCCCACACCAAGGCGCGCATCCTGTCGATCGACGAAACCCCCATCCGGCGCGACCTCGATGACGGCTGCGTGGTGGTGGTGGCCGGTTTTCAGGGCGTGGATGCCGCGGGCAACATCACCACGCTCGGGCGGGGTGGCTCCGACACCACGGGCGTGGCCCTCGCCGCTGCCCTGCAGGCCGATGAGTGCCAGATCTACACCGATGTCGATGGGGTGTACACCACCGATCCGCGCATCGTCCCCGAGGCGCGCAAGCTCGACCGGATCACCTTCGAAGAGATGCTCGAGATGGCCAGTCTCGGCTCGAAAGTGCTGCAGATCCGATCGGTCGAGTTCGCCGGCAAGTACAAGGTCAAACTACGCGTGCTGTCGAGCTTTGCCGACACGGGCGAAGGCACCCTGATCACCACCGAGGAAGACACCACGATGGAACAGCCTGTCATTTCCGGCATTGCCTTCAACCGCGACGAGGCCAAGCTGACGGTGCTCGGCGTGCCCGACACGCCCGGCACCGCCTACCGCATTCTCGGCCCCATTGCCGAAGCCAATATCGATGTCGACATGATCATCCAGAACGTGGGCCAGGACGGCACGACGGATGTCTCGTGCACCGTCGCCCGTGGCGATCACGACAGGGCCATGGCCATTCTCGGCCAGGTGCGCGACGCCATTGGCGCGCGCGAGATTCGCAGCGACACGAGCATGGCCAAGGTGTCGGTGGTGGGCGTCGGCATGCGGTCACACCCGGGCGTGGCGTCGCTGATGTTCCGTACGCTGGCCGAGGAGGGCATCAACATCCAGATGATTTCGACCTCCGAAATCAAGATCTCGGTGGTCATCGACGAGAAGTATCTGGAACTGGCCGTGCGCGTGCTGCACAAGGCGTTTGGCCTGGATGGCAGCGCAGCTTAAAGTGGTTTGACCGCGGGGCGCGAAACCGATATTATCGCGGCCCTGTGGTGAGGAGACGTGGCCGAGAGGTCGAAGGCACTCCCCTGCTAAGGGAGCATACCGTCAAAAGCGGTATCGAGGGTTCGAATCCCTCCGTCTCCGCCACACACAGTGCTTTACGGCGGTTATTCTTCATCGTATAATCGCTGGCTTCGCGGTTGCGCTCGTAGCTCAGTTGGATAGAGTACCTGGCTACGAACCAGGGGGTCGTGGGTTCGAATCCTGCCGAGCGCGCCACAACGAACAAAGCAATAAGCAAGAATCAAAAAGGCCGCGTCCAGCGCGGCTTTTTTAGTCCGGACCGAAGGCCGTTGGGCCTGAAGCCGGCAACGCGCTCGTAGCTCAGTTGGATAGAGTACCTGGCTACGAACCAGGGGGTCGTGGGTTCGAATCCTGCCGAGCGCGCCAGTTTTTGCCAAAGGGCACTTCTTTCGGAAGTGCCCTTTGTTGTTTCTGCCGGGCGATTCCGCCACGCGCATGCATCGTTCCGATGGGCGATCCGTGTATGACATACTTCCTCCGCGCATCCGCGTCCCCGCGCCCCGTGTAACGGCCCGAGCCGATCACATGTTTCCGCCGGGCCAACGATCACGCGCGAGCGCCATGCCCCTCGATGGAAGAGCTGTGATGACCGAACCGACAACCGTCCCCCAGCGAAGACAATCGCGCCGCGGCCCGCGTGGCCGGCCGGTCGACCCGCAGGCGCTGGCGACGGTCTCGGCGCTGCTCGGCGGCCGGTCGCGCTCGCGTGACATGCTGATCGAACACCTCCATCACCTGCAGGACCACTTTGGCCACATCACGCTGACCCACCTGCGCGCCCTGGCGGCGTGGATGAACCTGCCGATGGCAGCGGTTTACGAGACCGCGAGCTTCTACGCGCATTTCGATCTGGTGCGTGACGACGAGGCGCCGCCGCCAGCGCTCACCGTGCGTGTGTGCGATTCGCTGTCGTGCCAACTGGCCGGTGCGCAGGCCCTGCACGCGGCCTTGGCCGACGGACTGGCTGCGTCGTCCGTGCGTGTCGTCCGCGCACCATGCATGGGGCGCTGCGATGTGGCGCCCGTGGTGGCGGTGGGGCATCGCCATCTGGGCCACGCCAGCCCGGCCGGCGTCCGCGCCTTGCTCGAGGCCGGCACGGTGGTGCCCGAGCCAATCGACTGGCCGCGCCTGGCAAGCTATTGCGCCGATGGCGGCTACCGGTTGCTGCTTGCGCTGCGTGCGGGCGAGATCACCGCTGACGCGATCGGCGATCTGCTGAAACAGGCCGGCCTGCGCGGTCTGGGCGGCGCGGGCTTTCCCACCTGGCGCAAGTGGCAGGCCGTGCGTGCCGAGCCGGCGCCGCGCTATCTGGTGGTCAACGCCGATGAAGGCGAGCCGGGTACTTTCAAGGACCGCTACTACCTCGAGCAGTCGCCGCACCAGTTTCTGGAAGGCACGCTGATCAGCGCTGCCGCGATCGACGCGGCGGCGGCCTACATCTATCTGCGTGACGAGTACCCCGGGTTGCACGTTGTGTTGCAGGAGGCCATCGCCGAGCTCGAAGCGGCCGGCCTGATCGCGCCGGGCTTCATCGCGCTGCGGCGTGGCGCCGGGGCCTACATCTGTGGCGAGGAATCGGCGCTGATCGAGTCGCTCGAGGGCAAGCCGGGCAAGCCGCGACACCGCCCGCCGTTTGTCGCGCAGGTCGGCCTGTTCGGGCGGCCCACGCTGGTGAGCAACGTTGAGACGGTGTTCTGGATTCCGCCCCTGCAGGCGCGCGGCGCCGACTGGTTTGCCCGCCAGGGGCGCCATGGTCGCAGCGGCGTGCGCAGCTATTCGGTGTCGGGGCGGGTCAGGCGACCCGGGGTGCATGTGGCGCCCGCCGGCATCACCCTGCGCGAGCTGGTCGACGAGTTCTGCGGTGGCATGGCCAACGGGCACACGCTGCTGGCCTATCTGCCCGGGGGCGCCTCGGGCGGTATCCTGCCGGCACGCCTGGCGGATATCCCGCTCGATTTCGACACGCTCCAGCCACATGGCTGTTTCATCGGCTCGGCGGCGATCATCGTGATTTCCGAGCAGGACGATCTGCGCGCCGTGGCACGAAACCTGATGGCCTTTTTCGCCGACGAGTCCTGCGGGCAGTGCACGCCATGCCGGGTTGGCACCGAAAAGATGCTGGCCATGCTCGATCAGCCCGAGTGGGACGCCGCGCTGATGCGCCGCCTGGCGCAGGTCATGCAGGATGCGTCGATCTGTGGGCTCGGCCAGGCCGCGCCGAATCCGGTGCTCGGGCTGCTCACCCATTTCCCCGTCGTGCTGGCGCAGCAGGGCGTTGCCGTGCGCAACGAGGCAGGTGCCCGATGAGCACGCCGGGCCCCGCGACATTTTCGCTCAGCCTCGATGGCGTCATGGTCGAAGCACAGCCTGGCGAGACCCTGTGGCAGGTGGCCCAACGCGCCGGTGAGCAGATTCCGCACCTGTGTTTCAAGGTGGCACCGGGCTACCGCGCCGACGGCAATTGCCGCGCCTGCATGGTCGAGATCGAAGGCGAACGCACACTGGCCGCCAGCTGCATCCGCGAGGCGAAGCCGGGCATGGTGGTCAGGAGCGCCAGCTCCGAACGCGCGATGGCTGCGCGCGAAGGGGTGATGGCCTTGCTGCTGGCCGACCAGCCGGCGCGCGCCGACAGCCCCGATCGTTCCAGCCACTTCTGGCAGATGGCCGAGCAGCTCGGCGACGGCGCCGCCCGCATCGCCAGCGAGCTGCCGCGCCGGGCGCCGGACCCGGCCGGTCGCGATGGCTCGCATACGGCCATGCGCGTCAATCTCGACGCCTGCATCGACTGCAACCTGTGCGTGCGGGCCTGTCGCGAGGTGCAGGTCAACGACGTGATCGGCCTGGCCTATCGTGGCAGTGCCAGCAAGGTGGTGTTCGATTTCGATGACGCCATGGGTGCCAGCAGCTGCGTGGCCTGTGGCGAGTGCGTGCAGGCCTGCCCGACCGGCGCGCTGATGCCCGCCACGCTGGTCGATGCCGACGGCCGTGGCGACGCGGCCGTGGCCGACCGGCAGGTCGATTCGGTGTGTCCGTATTGCGGCGTGGGCTGCCAGCTGACCTATCACGTCAAGGACGAGCGCATTCTGTTCGTCCAAGGGCGCAATGGCCCGTCCAACGCCGGACGCCTGTGCGTGAAGGGGCGCTTCGGCTTCGACTACCCGGCTCACCGCGCCCGGCTGACCCGCCCGCTGATCCGCCGTGCCGGCGTGCCCAAGGGCATGGACCCGGACTTCGACCCGGCCAATCCGCTGACCCACTTCCGTGAGGCGAGCTGGGACGAGGCGCTCGACGCCGCCGCCCGCGGCCTCATTGCCCTGCGCGACGCCCACGGGCCGGATGCCCTGGCCGGCTTTGGCAGTGCCAAATGCTCCAACGAAGAAGCCTGGCTGTTCCAGAAGCTGGTGCGCACCGGCTTTGGCTCCAACCATGTCGACCACTGCACGCGCCTGTGCCACGCCAGCTCGGTGGCGGCGCTGATCGAGTGCATCGGCTCAGGCGCGGTCACGGCGTCCTTCATGCAGGCGCTCACGGCGGACGTGGTGGTGCTCATCGGCTGCAACCCCGAGGCCAACCACCCGGTGGCCGCCACCTTCTTCAAGCAGGCGGCCAAGCGCGGTACCCGCATCATCAGCCTCAACCCACGCGGCCAGACGCTCGGCGGCTATGCGCACCGCACCGTGCGCTTCACGCTGGGCGCCGACGTGGCCTTGCTCAATGCCATGCTCAACGTGATCGTGGCCGAGCAGCTATACGACCCCGACTACATCGCCGCGCACACCGAGGGCTTCGACGCGCTCCGTGCGCATGTCGCGCCGATGACCCCCGAGGCCATGTCCGCCGCCTGTGGCGTCGCGCCCGACGAGATCCGCGACATCGCGCGGCTGTACGCCAAGGCCGAACGCGCCATGATCTTCTGGGGCATGGGCGTGTCGCAGCACACCCACGGTACCGACAACGTCCGCTGCCTCATCTCGCTGGCGCTGGCTTGCGGGCATGTCGGCAAGCCGGGCACCGGCCTGCATCCGCTGCGCGGCCAGAACAATGTACAGGGCGCCTCCGACGCCGGTCTCATCCCGATGATGCTGCCCGACTACCAGCGTGTCGGTGACGCGCAACTGCGCGCCGCTTTCGAAGAACTGTGGAACACCCCGCTGGCCGACCAGCCCGGCCTGACGGTGGTCGAGATCATGGACGCCATCCTCGCCGGCACCATCCGCGGCATGCTCATCATGGGCGAGAATCCGGCCATGTCCGACCCCGATCTCGACCACGCCCGCGCCGCGCTGGCAGCGCTCGAGCATCTGGTGGTGCAGGACATCTTCGTCACCGAAACCGCACAGTTTGCCGACGTGATCCTGCCGGCCTCGGCCTGGTCCGAAAAGGACGGCACCGTCACCAACACCAACCGCCAGGTGCAGATGGGCCGCGCCGCCGTGTCGCTGCCCGGCGAGGCGAAGGCCGACTGGTGGATTACCCAGGAGATCGCGCGCCGCTTCGGACTGGACTGGCAATACACCCACCCACGCGATGTGTTTGCCGAAATGCAGCGCGGCATGCGCTCGCTGGCGCATATCGACTGGGACCGGCTCGAACGCGAGGGCTCGGTGACCTACCCATGCCCGGCCGATGATGCGCCGGGGCTGGACGTGGTGTTTGCCGACCGCTTCCCGACCGCCAGCGGCCGTGCGCGGTTTTCGGTCGCCG comes from Denitromonas sp. and encodes:
- a CDS encoding aspartate kinase — encoded protein: MGLIVQKYGGTSVGAPDRIKQVAARIARFQREGHPLVVVVSAMSGETNRLIALTRDITTTPTPRELDVVVSTGEQVTIGLLCMALHTLGVKARSYTGAQVRILTDSAHTKARILSIDETPIRRDLDDGCVVVVAGFQGVDAAGNITTLGRGGSDTTGVALAAALQADECQIYTDVDGVYTTDPRIVPEARKLDRITFEEMLEMASLGSKVLQIRSVEFAGKYKVKLRVLSSFADTGEGTLITTEEDTTMEQPVISGIAFNRDEAKLTVLGVPDTPGTAYRILGPIAEANIDVDMIIQNVGQDGTTDVSCTVARGDHDRAMAILGQVRDAIGAREIRSDTSMAKVSVVGVGMRSHPGVASLMFRTLAEEGINIQMISTSEIKISVVIDEKYLELAVRVLHKAFGLDGSAA
- a CDS encoding NADH-ubiquinone oxidoreductase-F iron-sulfur binding region domain-containing protein, which codes for MTEPTTVPQRRQSRRGPRGRPVDPQALATVSALLGGRSRSRDMLIEHLHHLQDHFGHITLTHLRALAAWMNLPMAAVYETASFYAHFDLVRDDEAPPPALTVRVCDSLSCQLAGAQALHAALADGLAASSVRVVRAPCMGRCDVAPVVAVGHRHLGHASPAGVRALLEAGTVVPEPIDWPRLASYCADGGYRLLLALRAGEITADAIGDLLKQAGLRGLGGAGFPTWRKWQAVRAEPAPRYLVVNADEGEPGTFKDRYYLEQSPHQFLEGTLISAAAIDAAAAYIYLRDEYPGLHVVLQEAIAELEAAGLIAPGFIALRRGAGAYICGEESALIESLEGKPGKPRHRPPFVAQVGLFGRPTLVSNVETVFWIPPLQARGADWFARQGRHGRSGVRSYSVSGRVRRPGVHVAPAGITLRELVDEFCGGMANGHTLLAYLPGGASGGILPARLADIPLDFDTLQPHGCFIGSAAIIVISEQDDLRAVARNLMAFFADESCGQCTPCRVGTEKMLAMLDQPEWDAALMRRLAQVMQDASICGLGQAAPNPVLGLLTHFPVVLAQQGVAVRNEAGAR
- the fdhF gene encoding formate dehydrogenase subunit alpha yields the protein MSTPGPATFSLSLDGVMVEAQPGETLWQVAQRAGEQIPHLCFKVAPGYRADGNCRACMVEIEGERTLAASCIREAKPGMVVRSASSERAMAAREGVMALLLADQPARADSPDRSSHFWQMAEQLGDGAARIASELPRRAPDPAGRDGSHTAMRVNLDACIDCNLCVRACREVQVNDVIGLAYRGSASKVVFDFDDAMGASSCVACGECVQACPTGALMPATLVDADGRGDAAVADRQVDSVCPYCGVGCQLTYHVKDERILFVQGRNGPSNAGRLCVKGRFGFDYPAHRARLTRPLIRRAGVPKGMDPDFDPANPLTHFREASWDEALDAAARGLIALRDAHGPDALAGFGSAKCSNEEAWLFQKLVRTGFGSNHVDHCTRLCHASSVAALIECIGSGAVTASFMQALTADVVVLIGCNPEANHPVAATFFKQAAKRGTRIISLNPRGQTLGGYAHRTVRFTLGADVALLNAMLNVIVAEQLYDPDYIAAHTEGFDALRAHVAPMTPEAMSAACGVAPDEIRDIARLYAKAERAMIFWGMGVSQHTHGTDNVRCLISLALACGHVGKPGTGLHPLRGQNNVQGASDAGLIPMMLPDYQRVGDAQLRAAFEELWNTPLADQPGLTVVEIMDAILAGTIRGMLIMGENPAMSDPDLDHARAALAALEHLVVQDIFVTETAQFADVILPASAWSEKDGTVTNTNRQVQMGRAAVSLPGEAKADWWITQEIARRFGLDWQYTHPRDVFAEMQRGMRSLAHIDWDRLEREGSVTYPCPADDAPGLDVVFADRFPTASGRARFSVAAPLPPDEPVDEAYPTVLTTGRQLEHWHTGSMTRRSTVLDALEPVAVAMLAPAELQRLGLQEGGRLTISTRRGRITLATRADPALPEGMVFVPFCYSEAAANVLTNPALDPFGKIPEFKYAACRLSVPAASEA